The following coding sequences are from one Methanosarcina sp. WWM596 window:
- a CDS encoding RNA-guided endonuclease TnpB family protein — protein sequence MKAVNFYTKTMIENTRANTIIVGDLNVKNMAQSKKVTEKRKRSQNRSTQNQGYLSRFIEFLTYKAELTNKRVIRIDEAYTSKECCVCGKRHDMPLWERIMKCDCGNVIDRDRNSAINIMKRFLSQNALWTGYQKFSDNLRQTGLQMDT from the coding sequence TTCTACACCAAAACCATGATTGAAAACACCAGAGCCAATACAATAATTGTTGGTGATCTTAATGTAAAAAATATGGCTCAATCAAAGAAAGTAACTGAAAAAAGAAAACGTTCTCAGAATAGATCAACTCAGAATCAAGGATATCTTTCTCGTTTCATCGAATTCTTGACCTACAAAGCAGAGCTTACAAATAAAAGAGTAATAAGAATTGATGAAGCTTATACCTCAAAAGAGTGCTGTGTTTGCGGAAAAAGACACGACATGCCTCTTTGGGAAAGAATTATGAAATGTGATTGCGGAAACGTTATTGATAGAGATAGAAATAGTGCTATCAACATCATGAAGCGATTCTTATCACAGAATGCTTTGTGGACAGGCTATCAGAAATTTTCTGATAATCTTCGACAAACAGGATTACAGATGGATACTTGA
- a CDS encoding Nif3-like dinuclear metal center hexameric protein produces the protein MKLTEIVQTLEEIAPPELADDFDKGRIGLILGLEDDDVSRIAVALDANSYVLKKAAEMKADMLITHHTLIFHPVNIISKSLAASLRIALENGISLYSMHTNYDKAEGGINDVLAARLGLKNIRASEIGRIGEIEPCSSAELAAHVSDRLQTPVMYAGEKEEIRKVMVIGGSCFRNEYLEIARENGVDAFISSELKHDILRTHEDLCLIDATHYATENPGMEALCSRLRRLPGIEVKFIDQPSGLRAVNCRVDKKKVALDMKEGEDACKQKEPGKGSLEFMLEEQSRNQIRSDYRRSLGNENRRRYLE, from the coding sequence ATGAAACTTACAGAAATTGTGCAAACTCTTGAAGAAATAGCTCCACCTGAGCTTGCTGATGACTTTGATAAAGGTAGAATTGGTTTGATCCTTGGGCTCGAGGATGATGATGTGAGCAGGATAGCAGTTGCCCTGGATGCAAACTCTTACGTTCTTAAAAAAGCCGCAGAAATGAAAGCAGACATGCTGATTACCCATCACACCCTTATCTTTCATCCGGTAAACATTATTTCAAAGTCTCTGGCTGCTTCCCTCAGGATCGCCCTTGAAAACGGGATCTCTCTGTACAGCATGCACACTAATTACGATAAAGCTGAAGGAGGAATTAATGATGTTCTTGCCGCCCGTCTGGGGCTCAAAAATATAAGGGCTTCCGAAATTGGCAGGATAGGGGAAATCGAACCATGTTCCTCAGCTGAACTGGCAGCCCATGTTTCGGATCGCCTGCAGACCCCTGTTATGTACGCCGGAGAAAAGGAAGAAATCCGTAAGGTAATGGTTATAGGAGGCAGCTGCTTTCGAAACGAGTATCTTGAAATCGCCAGGGAAAACGGAGTTGATGCATTTATATCATCCGAACTTAAACATGACATTCTCCGAACACATGAAGACCTCTGCCTGATTGACGCAACCCATTATGCAACGGAGAACCCGGGTATGGAGGCCCTGTGTTCTAGGCTGCGCAGGCTTCCTGGAATAGAGGTGAAATTCATTGACCAGCCTTCCGGACTCAGGGCAGTTAACTGTAGAGTTGATAAAAAGAAGGTTGCACTCGATATGAAAGAAGGAGAGGATGCCTGTAAACAGAAAGAACCTGGAAAGGGTTCTCTTGAGTTCATGCTTGAAGAACAGTCCAGAAACCAGATACGTTCAGATTACCGGCGCAGCCTTGGCAATGAAAATCGCAGAAGATACCTCGAGTGA
- a CDS encoding pentapeptide repeat-containing protein, with protein MNCFNQCYFNQCYFNQCYFNQCYFNQCYFNQCYFNQCCFNQDIPDMFK; from the coding sequence GTGAACTGCTTTAACCAATGCTACTTCAACCAATGCTACTTCAACCAATGCTACTTCAACCAATGCTACTTCAACCAATGCTACTTCAACCAATGCTACTTCAACCAATGCTGCTTCAACCAAGATATCCCGGATATGTTTAAATAA
- a CDS encoding HD domain-containing protein — MQKKDLDYFRRWFFEYVNRFFSPDSFTQENIELKIEHTGRVCENILLLAKSEKIGENECMLAETIALFHDLGRFEQFFKYKTFKDSESENHAVLGVKILNKERVLSCLSEEEENLILKTVEYHNLMEIPGNIDLFSKLHFFIRLIRDADKIDILRLASEEYAEEEKCRNPALELYLPDTHGYSEPMVSEILNNRMAKIEDMNNRNDVKLLRLSWIFDINFPATFTLLKKYGYLEAIMYSLPEIKETDLLRRHIENYLNAIESKPRKI, encoded by the coding sequence ATGCAGAAGAAAGATCTGGATTATTTTAGAAGATGGTTTTTCGAGTATGTTAACAGATTCTTTTCTCCCGACTCTTTCACTCAGGAAAATATTGAGCTAAAGATCGAACACACTGGAAGGGTTTGTGAAAATATTCTTTTACTTGCAAAATCTGAGAAGATAGGCGAAAATGAATGCATGCTTGCTGAAACAATAGCCCTTTTTCATGACCTGGGTCGTTTTGAGCAGTTTTTTAAATATAAAACGTTCAAAGACTCAGAATCGGAAAATCATGCGGTTCTGGGTGTGAAAATTCTGAATAAAGAAAGAGTTCTCTCCTGTCTTTCCGAAGAGGAAGAAAACCTCATCCTGAAAACTGTAGAATATCACAACCTGATGGAGATTCCAGGAAATATAGATCTCTTCAGTAAACTTCATTTTTTCATCAGGCTAATAAGGGATGCAGATAAGATTGACATTCTGAGACTTGCCAGTGAAGAGTATGCAGAAGAAGAAAAATGCCGGAATCCGGCGCTTGAACTATATTTGCCAGATACCCATGGGTATTCGGAGCCTATGGTGTCAGAGATCCTGAATAACAGAATGGCAAAAATTGAAGATATGAATAACAGAAACGACGTAAAACTTCTTCGCCTGAGCTGGATTTTTGACATAAATTTTCCTGCAACTTTTACCCTCCTTAAAAAGTACGGATATCTGGAGGCAATCATGTACTCCCTGCCTGAAATAAAAGAAACGGACCTTTTAAGAAGGCATATTGAAAATTATTTAAATGCAATAGAATCAAAACCCAGAAAAATTTGA